A DNA window from Tenuifilaceae bacterium CYCD contains the following coding sequences:
- a CDS encoding biopolymer transporter ExbD, translating to MVTTMNVDTGLPRMLPPIPQDKTEKTDIEVRKRNVFTVLINKSDKLLVRGEPMDVTVLREKTKEFVMNPNNDPNLSEMEEKEIPMVGKYNVSKGVVSLQNDRGTSYQMYMKVQNELVAAYNELRDDLSISIFGKKYDKLSKEEQDAVGKAIPQRISEAEPKNVGGKK from the coding sequence ATGGTTACAACCATGAATGTTGATACTGGACTACCCAGAATGTTACCTCCAATTCCTCAGGATAAAACAGAGAAAACCGATATTGAGGTGAGGAAGAGGAACGTTTTTACAGTGCTTATCAACAAGAGTGATAAACTTCTTGTAAGAGGAGAACCCATGGATGTCACTGTTCTTAGGGAAAAAACCAAGGAATTTGTTATGAATCCAAATAACGATCCAAATTTGTCGGAGATGGAAGAAAAAGAAATTCCTATGGTTGGAAAGTACAACGTTTCAAAGGGAGTTGTATCACTTCAGAACGACCGGGGTACATCTTATCAAATGTACATGAAGGTTCAGAACGAGTTGGTTGCAGCTTACAATGAATTACGTGATGATTTATCGATAAGTATCTTTGGAAAGAAGTACGATAAATTGTCGAAGGAAGAACAGGATGCAGTTGGCAAGGCTATACCACAGCGTATATCCGAAGCAGAACCTAAAAATGTTGGAGGGAAAAAATAG
- a CDS encoding biopolymer transporter ExbD has product MAKFERKGKGGMPAISTASLPDIVFMTLFFFMITTTFRETNLMVTIKPPEATELEKLKKKSLISNIYIGPPLRQFQALYGSEPRIQLNDSFKTLDDIRDFISSERDAMSEVDRPLLTTSIKVDENTRMGIVTDVKQELRKASALKISYVARRTNKSN; this is encoded by the coding sequence ATGGCAAAATTTGAACGTAAAGGTAAAGGTGGAATGCCTGCTATCTCAACAGCATCGCTTCCAGATATTGTGTTCATGACTCTTTTCTTTTTCATGATTACCACTACCTTTAGGGAAACTAATCTTATGGTTACGATTAAACCCCCTGAGGCAACGGAACTTGAGAAGTTAAAAAAGAAGTCGCTGATTTCAAATATTTACATTGGACCTCCCCTTCGTCAATTCCAAGCACTTTATGGATCAGAACCACGAATTCAACTGAATGATAGTTTTAAAACATTGGATGATATTCGTGACTTTATTTCTTCTGAACGTGATGCAATGAGCGAAGTTGATAGGCCTTTGCTAACAACTTCTATCAAAGTTGATGAGAACACAAGGATGGGTATCGTAACCGACGTAAAGCAAGAATTACGTAAGGCAAGCGCTTTAAAAATTAGTTATGTTGCCCGACGCACAAATAAGAGTAACTAA
- a CDS encoding alkaline phosphatase encodes MKVRQLFIILALSLTISGYSQNKPAKYVFFFIGDGMGVQQVNTASVYADSVLGVSNGVVFTKFPVVSLSTTYAATRYITCSAAAGTALSTGSKTSIGTIGLNASHTDTLYSIAKRFKDSGKKVAILTSVSIDHATPAAFYAHKGSRSSYYEIAKDLIPSNYDFFASGGFVEPQGSKRDTNAVSVYQLGSQNGIGFTTTFYGVDSLKKRGAKTIVYSSPNPASSSTLQYEIDRSASDISLEDITRKAIEVVDNPKGFFMMVEGGKIDWACHDNDAATVIHEVLAFSKAINAALEFYKKHPDETLIVVTADHETGGMSLGNAENGYKNFLKIFQNQHVSQEVLHDQFSKLKASKPEASFSDVLLLLNKETGLSTEGEFALNSAELDEIKRAYEAYFGITKTSTDKNMYNETDLISKTALSILNKKAGIGWTSSTHTGSPVPVFVVGSGQTFFTSFLDNTDIPKNILRAAGIDK; translated from the coding sequence ATGAAAGTTCGTCAATTATTTATTATTCTGGCACTGTCTCTGACGATTTCTGGATACTCACAGAACAAGCCCGCTAAGTATGTTTTTTTCTTCATTGGCGATGGCATGGGTGTTCAGCAGGTGAATACCGCTAGTGTTTATGCTGATAGTGTTTTGGGAGTCTCCAATGGTGTTGTATTCACCAAGTTTCCCGTTGTTTCTTTGTCAACAACCTATGCCGCAACTCGATATATTACCTGTTCTGCAGCTGCAGGAACTGCATTATCAACGGGAAGCAAAACATCGATTGGAACAATTGGGTTGAATGCTTCGCATACGGATACTCTTTATAGCATTGCTAAACGATTTAAGGATAGCGGTAAAAAAGTTGCAATTCTTACCAGTGTAAGTATCGATCATGCAACCCCTGCTGCGTTTTACGCGCATAAGGGATCCCGAAGTAGTTACTATGAAATCGCAAAGGATTTAATACCCAGCAACTATGACTTTTTCGCGTCGGGAGGATTTGTGGAACCCCAAGGTTCAAAGCGCGACACTAATGCTGTTTCTGTATATCAGTTAGGATCTCAGAACGGTATTGGTTTTACAACTACCTTTTATGGCGTGGATTCGTTAAAGAAAAGAGGTGCAAAAACCATTGTTTATTCTTCACCCAATCCCGCCTCAAGTAGTACCCTTCAGTATGAGATCGACCGATCCGCCTCCGATATCTCGTTAGAAGATATTACCAGAAAGGCGATTGAAGTTGTTGATAATCCAAAAGGTTTCTTCATGATGGTAGAGGGTGGAAAAATAGATTGGGCTTGCCATGATAACGATGCTGCAACTGTTATTCACGAGGTTCTTGCATTCTCAAAAGCAATTAATGCCGCTTTAGAATTTTACAAAAAACATCCGGACGAAACGTTGATTGTTGTTACCGCTGATCATGAAACGGGTGGAATGTCCTTAGGGAATGCTGAAAATGGGTACAAAAATTTTCTAAAAATCTTCCAAAATCAGCATGTTTCTCAGGAAGTTTTACACGATCAGTTTTCTAAATTAAAGGCATCAAAGCCAGAGGCTTCATTTAGTGATGTACTATTATTACTTAATAAGGAAACGGGTTTGTCTACCGAAGGGGAGTTTGCCTTAAATTCTGCTGAATTAGATGAGATCAAAAGGGCCTATGAGGCCTATTTCGGGATTACCAAAACCAGTACAGATAAAAATATGTATAACGAAACAGATTTGATTTCCAAAACAGCACTGTCAATTCTCAATAAGAAGGCTGGGATTGGTTGGACAAGTTCAACGCATACTGGCAGCCCGGTTCCTGTGTTTGTCGTAGGGAGTGGGCAGACGTTTTTTACTTCATTTTTGGATAATACTGATATTCCGAAAAATATACTCAGGGCAGCAGGCATCGATAAATAA
- the thiL gene encoding thiamine-monophosphate kinase produces the protein MSNKKTRTELYELGEFRLIDRLTEPFSPKNPSTKMGIGDDAAVISPKGKNMVVTTDLLLEGIHFDLTYFPLKHLGYKAVVVNLSDIYAMNAAPTQIVVSIGISKRFSVEDLEELYAGIKLACERYEVDLVGGDTSSSYTGLTISVTAIGEANESDIVYRNGAQVNDLICVTGNLGAAYMGLQLLEREKKVFEGNGSAKPQLKGYDYILERILKPETRKNIIKTLKEKGIKPSSMIDISDGLSSELLHICKNSDKGCRIYLERIPIDEQTAQMAEELGIEPSVAALNGGEDYELLFTVPISTLEIISGIEEISIIGHITEPNAGAFLVTPSEDEIKLTAQGWNALRKE, from the coding sequence ATGAGTAACAAGAAAACGAGAACAGAACTCTACGAACTGGGAGAATTTCGGTTGATAGATAGATTAACCGAACCCTTTAGCCCAAAGAATCCATCAACTAAAATGGGAATTGGTGATGATGCGGCGGTGATCTCACCCAAAGGAAAAAACATGGTTGTTACAACCGACCTTTTGCTTGAAGGAATTCATTTCGACTTAACCTATTTCCCGCTAAAACATCTAGGTTACAAAGCAGTGGTTGTAAACCTTAGCGATATTTACGCTATGAATGCAGCCCCAACACAAATAGTTGTGTCGATAGGTATTTCGAAACGATTCAGCGTTGAAGACCTTGAGGAACTCTACGCTGGAATTAAGTTGGCATGCGAAAGGTACGAGGTTGACTTAGTAGGTGGCGATACATCTTCATCGTACACGGGGCTAACCATTAGCGTAACAGCCATTGGCGAAGCCAATGAATCGGATATAGTTTACCGAAACGGAGCGCAAGTAAATGATCTGATTTGCGTTACCGGAAATTTAGGCGCCGCATACATGGGTCTTCAACTCTTAGAGCGAGAAAAAAAGGTATTCGAAGGCAACGGCTCAGCAAAACCTCAACTCAAAGGATACGATTACATTCTTGAACGGATACTTAAGCCCGAAACTCGAAAAAACATTATTAAAACCTTAAAAGAAAAGGGCATTAAGCCATCCTCAATGATTGACATATCCGATGGATTGTCATCGGAATTGTTACATATCTGCAAAAATTCCGACAAAGGTTGCAGGATTTACCTCGAGAGAATTCCCATTGATGAGCAGACTGCGCAAATGGCCGAGGAACTTGGTATTGAACCAAGCGTAGCGGCCTTGAACGGTGGAGAGGATTATGAACTACTTTTCACAGTTCCAATATCAACCCTCGAAATAATTTCGGGAATTGAAGAGATTTCTATAATTGGACATATAACAGAGCCTAATGCTGGAGCGTTTTTGGTTACACCATCAGAGGATGAGATAAAACTTACGGCTCAAGGATGGAATGCGCTAAGAAAGGAATAG
- a CDS encoding L-asparaginase 1 — MTEAQKRSILIIYTGGTIGMKQNPQTGALSPFNFEQIEEEVPELRKFGFNLHTISFDPPIDSSDITPDFWIKLVEIISENYNLYNGFVILHGTDTMSFTASALSFMLEGLDKPVVLTGSQLPIGMLRTDGKENLISAVEIAAAQQNGQPMVPEVTIFFENRLYRGNRTTKHNAEHFNAFRSDNYPYLAEAGITIKYNFPFIHYPIGKQELRIHTSLDPNIGVLKLFPGITPEVVKAVINTKGIKAIILETFGSGNSLSRKWFLDLVDQAVKNNIVILNVTQCKAGSVNMDKYENGLVLKNIGVISGLDITFEAAVAKLMFLMGKGLQGQMLSREFLKSISGEITLH; from the coding sequence ATGACAGAGGCGCAAAAAAGATCTATACTTATTATATATACGGGTGGAACCATAGGAATGAAGCAAAACCCACAAACAGGAGCATTGTCCCCGTTTAACTTTGAGCAGATAGAGGAGGAGGTGCCAGAATTGCGCAAGTTTGGGTTTAATCTACACACAATTTCCTTCGATCCCCCCATCGATTCATCCGATATTACGCCTGACTTCTGGATTAAACTAGTAGAGATTATAAGTGAAAATTACAACCTTTACAATGGATTTGTTATTCTTCACGGTACCGATACGATGTCGTTTACTGCATCGGCATTGAGTTTTATGCTTGAAGGACTCGACAAGCCTGTTGTTCTTACTGGTTCTCAGTTGCCAATTGGTATGTTGCGCACCGATGGAAAAGAAAACCTTATCAGTGCAGTTGAAATAGCTGCAGCACAGCAAAATGGTCAACCCATGGTGCCCGAGGTTACTATTTTCTTCGAAAATAGATTATACAGGGGGAATCGTACCACTAAGCATAATGCTGAGCATTTTAATGCTTTCCGTTCCGATAATTATCCTTACTTGGCCGAGGCTGGAATTACAATTAAGTATAATTTTCCTTTTATTCATTACCCAATAGGAAAGCAAGAGTTGCGGATTCATACAAGTTTAGATCCCAATATCGGCGTTTTAAAACTTTTTCCAGGAATTACCCCCGAGGTGGTTAAGGCCGTTATCAATACAAAGGGGATAAAAGCAATTATTTTGGAAACATTTGGATCCGGAAACTCGTTAAGCCGAAAGTGGTTTTTGGATTTAGTTGATCAGGCTGTTAAGAATAATATAGTAATCCTAAACGTTACACAATGCAAGGCGGGAAGTGTTAACATGGACAAATACGAAAATGGATTAGTGTTGAAAAACATCGGTGTTATAAGCGGTTTAGACATAACATTCGAGGCAGCAGTTGCCAAGTTGATGTTTCTAATGGGAAAGGGCTTGCAAGGGCAAATGCTGAGTCGGGAGTTCCTAAAATCCATAAGTGGAGAAATTACCCTACATTAG
- a CDS encoding flagellar motor protein MotA — protein sequence MKKLFALVAVLGVLSMGATYVSAQQETAAKPDSTVVAQGSTAAQASATETAAAPAEEMSLHKQIKTKFIEGGPGFMASILITLIFGLAVVIERIIYLNMATTNTDKLLKKIEEALDKGGVDAAKEVCRNTRGPVASIFYQGLDRAHEGIEVVEKSIVSYGSVQMGQLESGLTWIALFIALAPMLGFLGTVIGMIGAFDAIQAAGDISPTLVAGGIKIALITTVFGLIVAIILQVFYNYLLSKIDKITNGMEDASISLLDILVKYNLKK from the coding sequence ATGAAAAAGCTATTTGCATTAGTAGCAGTTTTAGGAGTGCTCAGTATGGGAGCAACCTATGTATCAGCTCAGCAGGAAACTGCGGCTAAGCCAGATTCAACTGTTGTTGCTCAAGGTTCAACAGCTGCACAGGCTTCCGCTACAGAAACAGCTGCAGCTCCAGCAGAAGAGATGTCTCTTCACAAGCAAATCAAGACCAAATTCATTGAAGGGGGTCCTGGTTTTATGGCTTCAATTCTTATTACTTTAATTTTTGGTTTAGCAGTAGTTATTGAGCGTATTATTTATTTGAACATGGCTACTACTAACACTGATAAATTATTAAAGAAAATTGAAGAAGCACTAGATAAAGGCGGTGTTGATGCTGCAAAAGAAGTTTGCCGCAATACTCGTGGTCCTGTTGCTAGTATTTTCTATCAAGGTTTAGATCGCGCTCACGAAGGTATTGAAGTTGTTGAGAAATCTATCGTTTCTTACGGTTCTGTTCAAATGGGTCAGTTGGAAAGCGGTTTAACTTGGATTGCTCTTTTCATTGCACTTGCTCCTATGTTAGGATTCTTGGGAACAGTTATCGGTATGATCGGTGCATTCGACGCTATTCAGGCTGCTGGTGATATCTCTCCAACCCTTGTTGCTGGTGGTATCAAAATCGCTCTTATCACAACCGTGTTCGGTCTTATAGTTGCTATTATTCTACAGGTATTCTATAACTACCTTTTATCTAAAATTGACAAGATTACTAACGGTATGGAAGATGCTTCTATTAGCCTTCTTGATATTCTTGTTAAGTATAACCTTAAAAAATAG
- a CDS encoding peptidase M24 → MIRNVLISLVIVLLSVIAVDYFTGMSGVTTSKKEPSKAVDTSALYEYGIPVDSFVIVEGQIRWGQTLGDLLNNLNIKNEIINKLSLIGTDTFDSRKVKAGSKYKVFYTKDTVSTLAYLVYGHTAMDFYVFDFRDSLRIYPFQKEVKVISKIDEACINSSLWESMKSSGINPLLALELSDVFAWTVDFFGLYPGDKFRVMYDELYIDSTSIGIGTIYAAWFEHRSEMNYAFRFQQDSVFSYWDEKGNSLRKSFLKAPLRFSRISSRFSGSRFHPVLKIYRPHTGVDYAAPSGTPIMAIGDGTIIEKGYNAAAGNYIKIRHNSVYTTGYNHLSRFGKGIERGARVKQSDIIGYVGSTGYATGPHLDLRFWMNGKPIDPLKVKSPPVEPVKQENMLKYTQERDSLLNLLDSTKVSLIHQPMSN, encoded by the coding sequence ATGATTAGAAATGTTTTAATTTCATTGGTTATTGTTTTGCTTTCAGTTATTGCTGTCGATTACTTTACTGGTATGAGTGGCGTTACAACATCAAAAAAGGAACCATCCAAAGCGGTGGACACCTCGGCGCTATATGAGTATGGCATTCCGGTTGATTCCTTTGTTATTGTTGAGGGACAAATTCGTTGGGGGCAAACTCTTGGTGACTTGCTTAATAACTTGAATATTAAGAATGAGATTATAAATAAACTATCGTTAATCGGCACCGATACGTTCGATTCTCGTAAGGTTAAGGCAGGTAGCAAGTATAAAGTTTTTTATACCAAGGATACCGTTTCCACACTTGCGTATTTGGTATATGGCCACACTGCTATGGATTTTTATGTATTTGATTTTAGGGATTCGTTACGCATCTATCCATTTCAGAAAGAGGTTAAAGTGATTAGCAAGATTGATGAGGCATGCATAAACTCATCGCTTTGGGAATCGATGAAAAGTTCTGGCATAAATCCCTTGCTTGCGCTAGAGTTATCCGATGTTTTTGCGTGGACTGTGGACTTTTTTGGGTTGTATCCCGGCGATAAATTTAGGGTGATGTACGATGAACTATATATCGATAGCACCTCCATTGGAATAGGAACAATATATGCTGCGTGGTTTGAGCATCGTAGCGAGATGAACTATGCTTTCCGCTTTCAGCAGGATTCGGTGTTCAGTTACTGGGACGAAAAGGGGAATTCGCTTCGAAAATCATTTTTAAAAGCGCCACTCCGATTCTCTAGGATATCCAGTCGTTTTAGCGGTAGCCGCTTCCATCCGGTGTTGAAGATCTATCGTCCGCATACAGGGGTTGATTATGCAGCACCCTCGGGTACTCCAATTATGGCAATTGGCGATGGAACAATTATTGAGAAAGGTTACAATGCTGCGGCTGGGAATTACATTAAAATTAGGCATAATAGTGTATATACAACTGGCTACAACCATTTATCACGATTTGGCAAAGGAATTGAAAGGGGTGCACGTGTTAAACAGAGCGATATTATTGGTTACGTTGGTAGTACTGGCTACGCAACGGGTCCACACTTAGATCTTAGATTTTGGATGAATGGCAAACCTATCGATCCGCTCAAAGTAAAATCCCCTCCAGTAGAACCAGTAAAACAGGAAAATATGCTAAAGTATACCCAGGAAAGGGATAGTTTACTTAATTTACTCGATAGTACTAAAGTGTCGTTAATACATCAGCCGATGAGTAATTAG
- a CDS encoding TatD family hydrolase encodes MILIDSHSHLFLEEFNSDRVDVFKRADEVGVRYHVMPNVDSSTSKQLIEVSEKFSQCFPLMGLHPTSVKTDFELEIDHVEQMLNKHTFIGIGEIGIDLYWDKTYFEEQKVAFKHQLNLAKRLNLPVVIHSRNSFDEIFEIVDQEIDSSLRGVFHCFSGTIEQYKHIQDYKSFKVGIGGVVTYKNGGLDNVLKHVDIKNILLETDSPYLSPVPVRGKRNESYNLIYIAIKIAEILGMSVQDVAKQTFENTQEIFKLPIP; translated from the coding sequence ATGATATTGATAGACTCCCATTCCCACTTATTCTTGGAGGAGTTCAACTCCGATAGGGTTGACGTGTTTAAGCGTGCCGATGAGGTTGGGGTGAGGTATCACGTAATGCCCAATGTGGATTCTTCAACATCTAAACAACTAATTGAAGTATCCGAAAAATTTTCACAATGCTTTCCGCTCATGGGTTTGCACCCAACTTCGGTAAAAACTGATTTCGAGTTGGAAATAGACCATGTTGAGCAAATGCTTAACAAGCATACGTTCATTGGAATCGGTGAGATTGGGATAGACCTATACTGGGATAAAACTTACTTTGAGGAGCAAAAGGTTGCATTTAAGCATCAACTCAATTTAGCTAAGAGGTTAAACCTTCCGGTTGTTATACATTCCCGCAATTCCTTTGATGAGATCTTCGAAATTGTCGATCAGGAAATCGATTCGAGTTTGAGAGGTGTTTTCCATTGTTTCTCGGGCACAATTGAACAATACAAGCATATACAGGACTATAAGAGTTTTAAAGTAGGAATAGGTGGAGTTGTTACATATAAAAATGGTGGGCTGGATAATGTTTTAAAGCATGTAGATATAAAAAATATTTTACTTGAAACAGATTCTCCGTACCTTTCGCCAGTTCCTGTACGAGGTAAACGCAACGAGAGCTATAACCTTATATATATAGCAATAAAGATTGCAGAAATACTTGGGATGTCTGTTCAGGATGTTGCTAAGCAGACTTTTGAAAACACGCAGGAGATTTTTAAATTACCTATTCCATGA
- the gcvH gene encoding glycine cleavage system H protein codes for MNVPSNLKYTKDHEWIKVDGDTAVVGVTDFAQSQLGDIVFVEIETVGETLAKEEVFGTIEAVKTVSDMFMPVGGEVLEVNPKISDQPDVVNKDPYGEGWMIKIKISNPAELNELLTPEQYKGTINE; via the coding sequence ATGAACGTTCCATCAAATCTAAAGTACACAAAGGATCACGAATGGATTAAGGTTGACGGTGATACCGCAGTTGTTGGCGTTACCGATTTTGCTCAATCACAGCTAGGCGATATCGTATTTGTTGAGATTGAAACCGTTGGTGAAACCCTTGCTAAAGAAGAAGTTTTTGGTACTATCGAGGCTGTTAAAACCGTGTCGGACATGTTTATGCCTGTAGGCGGTGAAGTTCTTGAAGTTAACCCAAAAATTTCCGATCAACCCGATGTTGTTAACAAGGATCCTTACGGTGAAGGTTGGATGATCAAAATCAAAATAAGCAATCCTGCCGAATTGAATGAATTACTCACACCTGAACAGTACAAAGGAACTATTAACGAATAG